The Patescibacteria group bacterium genome segment AGCCAGCAAATGAGCACGGCCATTTGTTTGCCGCAGTCACTGCCGATGATGTCATCGCTGAACTCCGCCGTCGCCGGTTTCATACCATTGAAAAAGATCAGCTTTGGGGCTTGCCGATCAAGCTCGTGGGCAAACACGATGTAGAGATCAAGATGAAAAAAGAGCGCATGTATATTTCGGTGCGCGTCGAGGCGGAAAAGAAAAAATAAATATGCGTAAATATATCTTTGTAACTGGCGGGGTTATGTCGGGTATTGGCAAGGGCGTCGCTACCGCATCGCTTGCCAAGATTTTACAGTCCTATGGCTTTCGGGTGTCGGCGATGAAGATCGATCCGTACATCAATATCGATGCCGGTACGATGAATCCGACCGAACACGGTGAGGTATTTGTGACGGATGATGGTCTTGAATGCGATCAAGACATTGGCAACTATGAGCGTTTTTTGGGTATTTCACTCCATCGCGTCAATTATATGACGACAGGCATGGTGTATCTTTCGATGATTCAGAAAGAACGCAACCTCGAATACGGTGGTAAATGTGTACAGGTGGTACCTCATGTGCCCGAAGAAGTTATCATGCGCGTTGAGAAAGCTGCCGAGAGTACCAAATCAGATATTATGCTTATCGAGATTGGCGGTACGGTAGGGGATTATGAAAATCTTTTGTTCTTGGAGGCGGCGCGCATCATGAAGTTGCGCAAACCTGGTAATGTGCTTTTTGTACTTGTTAGCTATTTGCCGGTACCAGGTGTCATTGGTGAGATGAAGACTCGCCCAACCCAACACGCCTCGCGCGCGCTCAATGTCGCTGGTATTCAGGCAGATATTATTCTTGCGCGTTCGGCCGTACCCATCGATAAACCTCGTAAAGAAAAGCTTTCGTTTGCGCTCAACTTGCGTGACGAAGATATTATATCGGCACCGGATGTAAAATCTATCTACGAAGTTCCACTCAATTTTGAAAAAGATCAGCTTGGTACTATTGTGCTCAAGAAGCTCGGTCTCAAAAAGAAAAAAACGGATCTGCGTGAATGGAAAAAACTTGTATCTACTATCCGCAATACTAAAAAACCTCGTGTGCGTGTCGGTATCGTAGGTAAATATTTTACCACCGGTGCGTTTGTACTTTCTGATTCATATCTCTCGGTCATTGAAGCACTCAAACATGCCGCATGGTCTTGCAAGCATGAGGCAGAAATTTTATGGCTTGATGCTGAAGAATACGAAAAACATCCCGAAAAACTCAGCGAGCTCAAAGTGCTTGATGGCGTGGTAGTACCGGGCGGGTTTGGTTCACGAGGTATCGAGGGCAAGATCAAAGTGATCGAGTTTTGTCGTAAAGAGAAGATACCGTTTTTTGGTCTTTGCTACGGTCTTCAGCTTGCGGTCGTAGAATACGCGCGCAATGTAGCCAAGCTTGAAGGTGCGCACACCGAAGAGATCACCAGAAAAAGCGAATATCCGGTGATTCATATCTTGCCCGAACAGCAAGCACTTTTGGATAAGAAAGATTACGGCGGCTCAATGCGTCTAGGCCTTTACGATTGTAAGATTACTAAGAACACGATTGCCGCGCGTGCGTACGGCAAAGACAAGATCAAAGAACGCCATCGCCACCGCTACGAGGTAAATGCGCAGTTTTTGCCGAAGCTGATAAAGAGGGGACTAGTAGTTTCTGGTATCAACCCTCAGCGCAATTTAGTAGAAATAATCGAACTTGTAGGTCATCCATTTTTTGTAGGTACGCAATTTCATCCTGAACTTATATCACGCCCACTCACACCACATCCGCTCTTTTGCGAATTCATCCGCGCAGCCATCAAGAGGCATAAATAGGTGTATATTGACAAATATATAAAAATCTGATATAATGTATATCAGGTAACTTTGGCATGCTCTGGCGGCGGATGCTGTGGAGCGAGAGAGGAGAGAGGATCATGCTGTTCTTTGCAACTTTGGGATATGGGGTCGTGGTGCTGGTGGCGATGCTGCTCGTGCCGCGTACGGCATTTGTGACGGGTACCATCGCTACTGCGATGGGGATGGGCTGGATCGGCTGGCCCATCAGCGACTTCCCGACATTTGTGCTCGCGCATATTCTCGTCTTCGGTATTGGCGGACTCGCCGCCTGCCTCGACGGTCACTACTGGTACATGCGTCACAAGCACCGGCAACAGGCGATTCTTCTCGATGAGGAGGATGTCGATGGGGAGCCCGAGGCTGCGGACGCACGCGCCTGACCTCACAACCAATCGGCGCCTACAGGCGTCACAACAGAAAAGGACCTTTCGCATCAGCGGAAGGTCCTTTTAACTTTTATATGAGAAGTATTTAGACAACGCTGACCAATTTTCTGATGACCGTGGTGCCATCAAAGTGGCGTTTACGCATGTCAGAAAATTTTACTTTACCTGCATGCATTGCGAAAAGGGTGTCGTCCTTGCCTTTACGCACACCAAGTCCTGGGATAAAGT includes the following:
- a CDS encoding CTP synthase — its product is MRKYIFVTGGVMSGIGKGVATASLAKILQSYGFRVSAMKIDPYINIDAGTMNPTEHGEVFVTDDGLECDQDIGNYERFLGISLHRVNYMTTGMVYLSMIQKERNLEYGGKCVQVVPHVPEEVIMRVEKAAESTKSDIMLIEIGGTVGDYENLLFLEAARIMKLRKPGNVLFVLVSYLPVPGVIGEMKTRPTQHASRALNVAGIQADIILARSAVPIDKPRKEKLSFALNLRDEDIISAPDVKSIYEVPLNFEKDQLGTIVLKKLGLKKKKTDLREWKKLVSTIRNTKKPRVRVGIVGKYFTTGAFVLSDSYLSVIEALKHAAWSCKHEAEILWLDAEEYEKHPEKLSELKVLDGVVVPGGFGSRGIEGKIKVIEFCRKEKIPFFGLCYGLQLAVVEYARNVAKLEGAHTEEITRKSEYPVIHILPEQQALLDKKDYGGSMRLGLYDCKITKNTIAARAYGKDKIKERHRHRYEVNAQFLPKLIKRGLVVSGINPQRNLVEIIELVGHPFFVGTQFHPELISRPLTPHPLFCEFIRAAIKRHK
- the rpmA gene encoding 50S ribosomal protein L27 → MAHTKAGGSTTNLRDSNPQYLGVKLFGGQVAKTGSIIIRQRGSHFIPGLGVRKGKDDTLFAMHAGKVKFSDMRKRHFDGTTVIRKLVSVV